The window agaCCATGGACATATCTATAACTGTATATGTGTAGGTGACAGAGAATTAAGTTGGAATTGAATCAAACTAGTAGTAATTAAATGCTCAttatctttttgtttttcattactATCGTCCGTTGTTATGTATTTTGCTAATTTCAAGATGTTCAAACGCAGAAATTCCAAGGTGATGAAGTAAGTTTAGGTGTCTGGAATTTTGATTCACCTAATATAATATGGAGATATTTTTCCCTCTTGTTTTTATCCAACTCACTCATTGTATTGTGTATCGAAATATTAAAAGTAGACATAATCTGAAGTTGAAGTATTTATAACTGTCACATTATATTTTGATATAATCAACATGACTGAAATATCATTCGTGCTATTATCACATCATTTATTCGAGGATGTTTATCTGCAATTACATGATAAAAGGACATACAAATTCACATCTGATACTAAACGAATGTGTCTCGGGTTTCAGTGGTATCATTATCAcagattatttaaattttctaaaactcAACAGTCtacttgtataatataagtgATTCTGCATTGTTGATTCTGATTGAcacaaaaagaagaaacgcCCTTTCTTGTTTATAAAACGAAAGGAGGTAACTTATTTCagtttaatataaatatatacaaaatttgatatctAATACAATTAAATATCTTCCACGGAATTCAAATAAGTACACATACTTCACAAGTTAAGTAAATTACAGAATAACTTCTAATTTTATACACGGGTTAATGTCTCCATTTTTTCTGTAACACCAtgtttcgattattatttatttacttaagtttcgtcaaattcgttatttgttcttccgaaaaattttcgaatcatcTTGCTAGTATCTTGATTAcacataaataattttttctttataaatatcttctcacaatatttttcagtaaCAAACTTGGCATGAGCCGTTgtcatgaaataaaaaattttctgtacaCTTAGTACTGGTAAACCAGACCAGGTCGCTAATTCTAATCTTCTAATTTTATACATGAGTTAATatctgaaaaatgttttcgaaCATCTCATATAAATCATATTTGCTTACTTATGTTTCGTAAAATTCGTTATTTGTtcatccaaaaaaattttgaattattttttttctttatacatgtataataatcttCTCACAATATCTTTCAGTAAAATTTGCTGTACTCTTAATTCTGGTAAACTAGATCAGGTCACTGGTCTCTCAAGTGTGATTCACTTGAGCATTTATATTTTAGTCTACTAATTTCATATGTTCACAGTCATAATatgatcaaaaaattgtaTGGCATTATATCATCAATGAGTCAGACTTACTGTGTTTTACTATGCTGAGATTGCGGGGACTGTTCTTGGACAATTCCACATCACTGTACATTGAATTGGATAAAGCCCGCTTTGGTCCTCGTTTATTGATGTCCACCTGTCGAAGGATTCTACCCAATGGACTTTCTATCCCTGCCATAATCGGAGACAAACTGATAGGTGTGAGAGAACGTGCTCTCGTTGACAGTGATGTACTTCTTGGTGATTTTGAACTCCTGTCAATTGATCTACGTCTTGCCGATCTTAGTTTCACACTACGTAGCATGTCCAGCGAGACTGCTGGACCACGAGGGTGTACAGGTTTGTGTAATTTGTTTTCCTGGAAGTGAAtgttcatgatttttttcaattcgatgGAAGGTTTTGTATTATATAGCATGTTTCATTGGTAAATCTAATTGATGATTGATGACTTCTTTGGAAATATCTTGATTAGAGTCAGCTGTAAAGATTGGACCAAAATACAGAAATCGAAATTACTTACGAAAATACATTGACCATTCGCGATATTCTAAgtatagaataaataaattttatgccttgtcgaaaaatatcatttttatagcCCCACAATTTAAGACCTTACCTTGGCTGATGGTGCTGCCTTTTTCAAAGTAACTTTCAACAAATCTTCTACTGTAATAGCTGGTCTGCTCTGATGTAATGGAGTAGAACACTTTCTAGTGGGTGTTTTGAGTCTCCTGCTACTCTTTGGTGTCGTGGGTATTATTGGCTGTaatggtggtggtggaggtGGTGGAGGTGGCGGAGGTGGCGGTGGTGGTAAGGATGATTTCACATGTGTACACTCCAACGTACTGTTTATTGACTTTAATTGATCTGATAAAATCGTGTTGTTTTGCACAAGATTAATATTGGTTTCGCGCATGCCAGTAACTTCTGTGGTCAAGACTGAGAATGCCACTTCACTTTGCATTCGAACCTATaacaacatttatttatttagagTGTCAAGTTTCAATGTAGTGATGAGAATTTCTTGtagataaaatttaaatttataattagtATGTAATGTTGGCGAAGTGaagttgtcaatttttcaatgaaatcaaAATACCTGATTCAGCTCTGCTGTAAGTTGCGTTACTTTTTCACTTAACATTGATATTGATTGTTCGTGTTCACATCTTATCGTCGTGACTAATTGAGTCAACTTGTCAACTATTTCATCCGAGTCATTTCTTTCAGGTTTTCGTACATTGGTTGCAGCTATACTTTGGAGCCATACCCATCCCTTCAGGAAAGAAGCAGCTAAGTTACCATCTTAGAAGACTTAAAGTCGTATGTAACATGGCTTACATATATTATGCTTACCTTTCTAAgtaattcaacaaatttttttgtaatccatATACAAAACTCTGTAATTTTGGTCAAAGGTACTATTACAGCTCTTATTTGCACTGCCGGAGGTTGTGCTATTCGAAGGCAGTACTTACAGTCTGGATGTGGTTTGGCATAATGGAGCTCCTGGGATTCTATCTATGAGAAAggttcaaaaattaaatagcTAATTCATTTTGTCAGTCGGCAGATTATGAGAGCACTTTCTCGTCGTACCACCGTTATgatgatcaaaattttaacTTTGGATGCCCTGGAGAGCCTTAGAGCTCCCAAACAGTGTCAAAATTAATACAGCTAAAATTCAGTTCAACACTGAAACaggaataattatattttacctCTGACGCAGACACTTTTGCATTCAAATCTGATACTGTTGGCAAGTCAACAGATGCTGGTGAGCACGAGGAACTGCTGCAGTATTTTTTCAGAGCTATAGTATATTCACTGTCATCCTGCTCCGTAGCAATCGgtttactttgaaattttaaatttgggGGGTGAGCTATAGATGTTTTTGGCTTGTTCTCACTTTCAAAATGCAATGCTGTTCGACTCCTTTTGGCTGGCGGTGAGCTACTTCTCGAATAATTGATTGCGTCATCTCCATCCGCATTTGACCAGCAGTAAGTATCTCCATTGTCATAATATGTTGACTGTGAATTAAATTGGTCACACAAGTTTGTGTTACTAGCTTTGTCATTTATATAATTAGTTGGCAACGGTCCAGGTTCAGATTGTGTGTGCAGAATGTCTAATTGTTCCATGcttggaaatatttgtttctttctgtACCAATTCTCATCTACTTTCAGCAACATTTTATCAGCTTCTGAATATTCCCCCCCTTGGTTACATTCAAATCTAAAACATCTATTCACTGAAGAATTCGTTTGGCAACTCTTTGAACTCAAAGGgctatttttttccaagataCATGTATCAGAATTACTTTGTTTGTTCAGATCATTGAAATTAAAGCGGTCATTAGTCTCGttaatttcgttatttttaggcTGATCAAAAGTCGTAAGAGTTATGCTATTTTTTTGCGTATTATTGACAATGTTGTCATGCGTTTCAGACCTTGCTGCGCCTTCGGCTTCTAATTCGATTATCACAGCAGAGTCAAGAGATACAGTTTTATTCATTAGATAATTATCGAGATTGGTATGACTATGTTCAACTTGAATATCCTTCAACATGGAGGAAGTATCGTCACAACGTTGCGTCTCTGATATCACATTTTTGAAGCTTATGTCGAGCTTTCTGATGGATTCCATGTTCAATATTTGTCTGGTGTCACAATCTGGTATTTCAAGGTCAAATTTggatcttgaaatttttccaattaacTTTGGACTCAGATCCTTAAAATGCAACGGGTCAGTCGAATTTTGGGAATTACACATCACCGCTTCAGGAGTCCTTAGATTTGGATCTGGTGTATCATGATCTACTCCCAAACTTTGGTCAAGATagtcaatttcaatattttcatttgatttatCCAGTGTAAGACAAGAATCTTGGAGAATTTGCTTTTGGCGAGCTCGACGGTGGTTCTTACGCCTCGTCATTTTTGCGGCTTGTCGATAGTTTGTTCTTAAAGCGAATGGATCCAATTTTCCAGGAATTGTCACTAAAAAATAGTGACGCTTCAAATAACCGAAAGAtgcaaaagtttcaaaataagGATAGTgtggtttatttttctaaGGTGatagtttaaatttttttaacttctaACTTCTAATGCGATAATTTGAACAtcataattcattgtaaagaTATCACTAATTACGAAGATCTTATTGTGCTAtaggaataaatatttaattatgaGTTGACGTGTACCTAAGCATGAATTGTAGTTTCCAGTGTGAGTTTGTGTGACTAATCGTAACCCCAGTTTATACAATAGTATGGCATGTAGTTTAAAAAGTATTTGGTATGAATTACCTTGAGCTTTAAATCAGGAGACTTATGAGAAAAAGTTTGCTACACAGAAAAGTCTGGTTGACTCGTTCAGTATTTTGTCACGACCGatgcaaatttgaaatatgttaACCGACTTTATTACTTCAGACATTCtgtttatttacattttgaGAACGTCTGTATGACAGGTGTCTCTGATTGGGTGACAGAATGCTTTTGACATTGGATTGGAGAGACAACTAAACATTCCCAAAGTTTGCTTGACTCACAATATTTCTGCTAGCTTTTTTTTAGTACACACAACCACGATAATAGCGCGTGCAACGGATTGGGTTTCAAAACTATTATTTGAAAGCCGtaccgttgactgaagaatatacaGTTGCTCTAAtgggctttggtgtgacaaTCGAAAATCGACGTGCGCTTGCGCCCCTTGAGTTGTTCGAACTGTAAagttgagaacttattgcagaacatgagagagttaccgatttcgacatgaggctggctgcattcaccttccgagtaACAGTTATCGCAATGGTAAGCCCACGCCAGTGCTTAGCCTGTGTCTAGTTACAgacttgtcggcgatacaagaaattaataagagtattaatttcttccaaaattcgtagcaaaacagtgatttaattaaagcataagtacccgagagaagaatgtaaacatagattataaataatgtacgatattaatatatatgatccatttacgattaataccTGACTcatacaataaattttataatttttcaagagacaaactagattatctacaatCTTCAGGAATAATATGAAAAcagaataattattcgtttcgaaataggattctattcgacgaccgctcgatgtattccataacattgatattcataattattgcaacaacttttcatttgctctctcgattttgaattttcgtatgCATAGAACGATTATGCATCAAGGTATAATCCGAGGTgcttatcggtggttgttggaggtggttgaaAAACTCGTAGGGACAAAGTTCAAGTTCCAGTTTATTCAACGTAGTACAAGTGTTCAGGTGTCAGTGTATACTACTTTACCAAGTTTCCAACtactataaatttattatgttATACTAGTACATTATACTAATGATTTTAtaccaataattattataataatattctcaTTGATATAATTAGTATGTTATTTCTATATGGAATAGATACTGCAATATATATTGCGTTCAGCAGAATATGAACAATGttgtataaaattgatttgGCTGGACATGCTGATATAGATTTATTCACACCCAGTATCAACATAATTTTGCAACGAATCAAAACTTACGGCtgaaaaacatcaaatttgCACTGGATTTTTAACGGGgtgggaaagaaaaatcacgaaCTCGTAGGGACAAAGTTCAAGTTCCAGTTTATTCAACGTAGTACAAGTGTTCAGGTGTCAGTGTATACTACTTTACCAAGTTTCCAACtactataaatttattatgttATACTAGTACATTATACTAATGATTTTAtaccaataattattataataatattctcaTTGATATAATTAGTATGTTATTTCTATATGGAATAGATACTGCAATATATATTGCATTCAGCAGAATATGAACAATGTTGTATAAAATAGTTATTGATGTTGTTTGTAAGCGCAGTTTGGGTTCCAGTCTGACTACCTACAATGCTAGAAGCTACAATGCACCTCTGCAGGATTCGAGATGTGTAATCTTGTATTACTATTATACGTAacgttgaataaattgaataacacCTACTGGAATTTCTCTGTAATTTTTCCGCATCTTCTCATATATTGGTCCCACGACGCTCCAAATACCTTTTTGTAATAATAGAGTTCCAATAAGTCTGGAAAGGGGTCGTTCAAATTGATTCTATGACGAAAAATTATCCGTTCGAAATAAAGGAAGGTAGACCTCGtcagtttttttctatccgtTCAAAATTTCGGCAAATTTTCGACTccaaaaatggagaaaaagtgaagctaacccctttgcatttttggcgaaaattttggcgattttgaaaagtgccggaataaattcgttcACGCACCataccgacgtaattttgcgagagaaatcgattgggcggagtcccaatacgctgcgatcaacccatcaaaagttacggccaaaaaacaagacctgtgttttcgacttatttcagcaggtgctttttgctttataatttctctcctgttgatccgacgctcttttcgctgcattttctgagttcctaggggtccgaTTAATCAGggaagggtcattcaaatcgaatctcagaccaaaaattttttgccctgaaaaaaagtaaggctaaccccttagtgtttttggcaaaaattttcgcgattttgaaaagtgctggaataaattcttccgtGCACttttctgacgtaattttgcgagagaaat is drawn from Neodiprion fabricii isolate iyNeoFabr1 chromosome 3, iyNeoFabr1.1, whole genome shotgun sequence and contains these coding sequences:
- the LOC124178013 gene encoding uncharacterized protein LOC124178013; its protein translation is MTRRKNHRRARQKQILQDSCLTLDKSNENIEIDYLDQSLGVDHDTPDPNLRTPEAVMCNSQNSTDPLHFKDLSPKLIGKISRSKFDLEIPDCDTRQILNMESIRKLDISFKNVISETQRCDDTSSMLKDIQVEHSHTNLDNYLMNKTVSLDSAVIIELEAEGAARSETHDNIVNNTQKNSITLTTFDQPKNNEINETNDRFNFNDLNKQSNSDTCILEKNSPLSSKSCQTNSSVNRCFRFECNQGGEYSEADKMLLKVDENWYRKKQIFPSMEQLDILHTQSEPGPLPTNYINDKASNTNLCDQFNSQSTYYDNGDTYCWSNADGDDAINYSRSSSPPAKRSRTALHFESENKPKTSIAHPPNLKFQSKPIATEQDDSEYTIALKKYCSSSSCSPASVDLPTVSDLNAKVSASEIESQELHYAKPHPDCKYCLRIAQPPAVQIRAVIVPLTKITEFCIWITKKFVELLRKGWVWLQSIAATNVRKPERNDSDEIVDKLTQLVTTIRCEHEQSISMLSEKVTQLTAELNQVRMQSEVAFSVLTTEVTGMRETNINLVQNNTILSDQLKSINSTLECTHVKSSLPPPPPPPPPPPPPPPLQPIIPTTPKSSRRLKTPTRKCSTPLHQSRPAITVEDLLKVTLKKAAPSAKENKLHKPVHPRGPAVSLDMLRSVKLRSARRRSIDRSSKSPRSTSLSTRARSLTPISLSPIMAGIESPLGRILRQVDINKRGPKRALSNSMYSDVELSKNSPRNLSIVKHSKSDSLMI